A single window of Sphaerodactylus townsendi isolate TG3544 linkage group LG03, MPM_Stown_v2.3, whole genome shotgun sequence DNA harbors:
- the LOC125430191 gene encoding E3 ubiquitin-protein ligase TRIM39-like: protein MIWGVLCKSDLTFLAFPPLPCRYEEVQAQEPTLISIELEKNFCNFPRQYFILRKIIKRLTGDLMLDPETAHPNLVLSEDRRSVKFVEQRLRDLPDSPRRFSVYPCVLATEGFTSGRHYWEVEVGEKTHWALGVCSDSVSRKGETASLPETGYWRVRLFNGDKYAATTTPFTPLNITVKPKRVGVFLDYEAGKLSFYNVTDRSHIYTFTENFTEKLWPLFYPGIRAGRKNAAPLIIRPPTDWE from the exons ATGATATGGGGAGTTTTGTGTAAGAGTGACCTTACCTTTCTTGCATTTCCTCCATTGCCTTGCAGATACGAGGAGGTCCAAGCCCAAGAGCCCACTCTGATTTCCATTGAGCTGGAGAAGAATTTCTGCAATTTCCCTAGACAGTACTTCATCTTGCGTAAAATCATCAAAAGGCTGACGG GAGATTTGATGCTTGACCCTGAAACAGCCCACCCCAACCTCGTGCTCTCAGAGGACCGTAGAAGCGTGAAGTTTGTGGAGCAGCGTCTGCGAGATCTGCCGGACAGCCCAAGGCGCTTCAGCGTATACCCTTGCGTATTAGCCACTGAAGGCTTCACCTCAGGCCGCCACTACTGGGAGGTGGAAGTGGGTGAAAAGACCCACTGGGCCTTGGGGGTTTGCAGTGACTCTGTAAGTCGCAAAGGGGAGACGGCTTCTCTACCAGAGACTGGCTACTGGCGAGTGAGACTGTTCAATGGGGACAAGTACGCAGCTACCACCACCCCATTCACCCCGCTCAACATTACTGTCAAGCCCAAGCGAGTGGGCGTCTTCCTGGACTATGAGGCCGGCAAGCTGTCATTCTACAATGTGACAGACCGCTCCCACATCTATACATTTACTGAGAACTTCACAGAGAAACTTTGGCCTCTCTTCTATCCAGGGATCCGTGCAGGCCGCAAGAATGCTGCCCCCCTCATCATTCGGCCTCCCACAGACTGGGAGTGA